A stretch of Oculatellaceae cyanobacterium DNA encodes these proteins:
- a CDS encoding ferredoxin: MIDNTVEQSSPELLNSSNNPEKDQLLACVQTLGLNQIQRHVFICADQTLPQCCSKEVSLEAWNYLKKRLKELKLDKPTANRPNCIFRTKANCLRVCAAGPIMVVYPDGVWYHSVTPQVIEQIIQEHLIGNRVVQEYAFLAHPLPEPTPLPQSN; this comes from the coding sequence ATGATTGACAACACAGTAGAGCAATCTAGCCCAGAGCTTCTAAATAGCAGTAATAATCCAGAAAAAGATCAGCTTTTAGCTTGTGTCCAAACATTAGGACTTAATCAGATTCAGCGTCACGTTTTTATCTGTGCTGATCAAACACTGCCTCAATGCTGCTCAAAAGAAGTTAGTTTAGAAGCTTGGAATTATTTGAAAAAGCGTCTTAAAGAGTTAAAACTTGACAAACCGACAGCCAACCGTCCCAACTGCATTTTCCGCACCAAAGCTAACTGTCTAAGAGTTTGCGCCGCAGGCCCCATTATGGTAGTTTATCCAGATGGAGTTTGGTATCACTCCGTCACCCCGCAAGTAATCGAGCAAATTATCCAAGAACATTTAATCGGCAACAGAGTTGTTCAAGAATACGCATTTTTAGCTCATCCTCTGCCAGAACCTACACCACTGCCTCAATCAAATTAA